The proteins below are encoded in one region of Effusibacillus dendaii:
- the truB gene encoding tRNA pseudouridine(55) synthase TruB, with the protein MNGILVINKPKGMTSQQVVGRLRRLLCIKKIGHTGTLDPDVDGVLPICIGHATRIAEYMLDQDKAYRGELTFGFATDTQDASGQVIESVDSVSLTEEQIRSVFNRFQGVIEQIPPAYSAVKVDGKRAYDLARQGKQVDLPVRQVTIYSIHIESITLNLPYPKVCFEVECSKGTYIRTLCHDIGKMAGVPAHMSALTRIRSGPFRIESAHTLETIEEAVQAGEIDKYLLSPTAAISHFPIVRITGEQLNRVCNGRPMAIPMQNRRWQTGDRICLETEDNRLVAIYRIERTNRDVCNIKPEKVFKQ; encoded by the coding sequence ATGAACGGAATTCTGGTCATCAACAAGCCGAAAGGAATGACGTCACAGCAGGTGGTGGGTCGCTTGCGGCGGCTGCTTTGCATCAAAAAAATTGGCCATACAGGCACACTGGATCCTGATGTAGACGGGGTTTTGCCGATTTGTATCGGACATGCCACCCGAATCGCCGAATACATGCTGGATCAAGACAAGGCCTACCGGGGAGAGCTTACCTTTGGATTTGCCACCGACACACAGGATGCATCCGGTCAGGTGATCGAATCGGTGGACTCGGTGTCTTTAACGGAAGAACAGATCCGTTCTGTGTTCAATCGCTTCCAAGGGGTAATCGAGCAAATCCCGCCCGCCTATTCCGCAGTGAAAGTGGATGGCAAACGTGCGTATGACCTGGCCCGGCAAGGAAAGCAGGTCGATCTTCCAGTCCGTCAAGTCACCATTTATTCTATACATATCGAAAGTATTACGCTAAATCTTCCCTATCCAAAAGTATGTTTTGAAGTAGAATGTTCAAAAGGGACCTACATACGAACGCTTTGTCATGATATAGGCAAAATGGCAGGGGTTCCCGCCCATATGTCTGCGCTTACCCGCATTCGGTCCGGGCCGTTTCGGATTGAATCGGCCCATACGCTGGAAACGATTGAAGAAGCGGTCCAGGCAGGGGAGATCGACAAATATCTGCTTTCTCCCACGGCGGCGATCTCCCATTTTCCGATTGTACGGATTACAGGGGAGCAGCTAAACCGGGTATGTAACGGCAGGCCGATGGCGATCCCTATGCAAAATCGACGCTGGCAGACGGGTGATCGAATCTGTCTGGAAACCGAGGACAACAGGCTTGTGGCCATCTACCGGATCGAACGGACGAATCGGGATGTATGCAACATAAAGCCTGAGAAAGTGTTTAAGCAATAG
- a CDS encoding DHH family phosphoesterase, which translates to MEKNRMLQEAADFIRQNDRFLLVTHVQPDGDAFGSTLGFAHLLEALGKQVVIAAEEPVPGKFQFLPGSNKIQICSSISEKFSTVVALDCGDFRRLGSCADLLLPDAAVLNIDHHKTNDLFGKANLVDLDAAATSQIVYDLAGFLRVSVGLPMAICLYTGIMTDTGGFRYSNTTVAVHRIVGDLLEIGVAPYEIADRLLETLTWAQAQLIREALGTLQRDSSGQVAWIAVKRDLLDRLGARDEDVEGLVSYARNIQGVEVGILFREKEDGSVKVSLRSKYRVDVGQIALFYGGGGHARAAGCSLHSSIEQAQTDVLAKVSEWLAT; encoded by the coding sequence ATGGAAAAAAATCGGATGTTGCAGGAAGCAGCCGATTTTATCCGGCAAAATGACCGTTTTCTGTTGGTGACGCATGTGCAGCCGGATGGGGATGCATTCGGATCGACACTTGGCTTTGCCCATTTGCTGGAAGCGTTGGGCAAACAGGTTGTAATCGCAGCGGAAGAACCGGTGCCGGGAAAGTTTCAATTTCTGCCGGGCAGCAACAAGATCCAGATCTGTTCATCCATCTCGGAAAAGTTTTCAACGGTCGTGGCACTTGACTGCGGTGATTTTCGCCGGTTGGGATCCTGTGCCGATTTGCTTTTGCCGGATGCGGCAGTTCTAAATATTGACCATCATAAAACGAACGATTTGTTTGGAAAGGCCAATTTGGTCGATTTGGATGCGGCTGCTACTTCGCAAATCGTTTATGACCTGGCCGGATTTTTGCGTGTTTCGGTTGGTTTGCCGATGGCCATTTGCCTATATACCGGGATTATGACCGATACAGGTGGATTCCGATACAGCAACACGACGGTGGCCGTACATCGGATTGTGGGAGATCTTCTGGAGATTGGGGTCGCCCCGTACGAGATTGCGGACCGTCTTCTGGAGACGCTGACCTGGGCGCAGGCGCAGTTGATTCGTGAAGCGCTGGGGACTTTGCAGCGTGACTCATCCGGTCAGGTGGCTTGGATAGCAGTGAAAAGAGATCTGCTTGATCGCCTTGGAGCTCGTGATGAGGACGTGGAGGGTCTTGTCAGTTATGCACGCAACATTCAGGGGGTCGAGGTGGGGATCCTGTTTCGGGAGAAAGAAGACGGATCTGTTAAAGTCAGTCTCCGTTCCAAATATCGGGTGGACGTTGGCCAAATTGCGCTTTTTTATGGGGGCGGAGGACATGCCCGGGCGGCCGGCTGTTCGCTGCATTCCAGCATTGAACAGGCGCAGACAGATGTTCTTGCGAAAGTAAGTGAGTGGCTGGCCACATGA